One genomic window of Campylobacter curvus includes the following:
- a CDS encoding NAD(P)H-dependent glycerol-3-phosphate dehydrogenase, with amino-acid sequence MKIAVIGAGKWGSALFHALGQNNDCVISSRTPRDIPNFVSLEDALACDYLVFTIPTQATAQWLERNFKNNGQKILVASKGIETKSSRFLNEIYEGYVSAQNLAFLSGPTFSKEVEKKLPCALVINSLNLDLAARFASFFPSYIKAYTSDDVIGAEVCGAYKNVIAIAGGICDGLGLGNNARASLISRGLVEMARFGKYFGAKDETFIGLSGAGDLFLTASSILSRNYRVGLGIARNEELEKILNELGEVAEGVDTARAISKLAKEKGIYVPIVDEVVKMLEGKDVYESLKSLLGRK; translated from the coding sequence ATGAAAATAGCAGTGATCGGAGCGGGCAAATGGGGCAGTGCGTTATTTCACGCGCTCGGGCAAAACAACGACTGCGTGATCAGCTCCAGGACGCCGCGCGATATCCCAAATTTCGTCAGTCTTGAGGACGCTTTAGCCTGCGATTACTTAGTCTTTACGATCCCTACCCAGGCTACCGCCCAGTGGCTGGAGCGAAATTTCAAAAATAACGGGCAAAAAATTTTAGTGGCCTCTAAGGGCATAGAGACCAAAAGTTCGAGGTTTCTTAACGAAATTTACGAAGGTTACGTCAGCGCGCAAAATTTGGCGTTTCTTTCGGGTCCGACCTTTTCAAAGGAGGTCGAGAAAAAATTACCCTGCGCCCTTGTCATAAATTCTCTAAATTTAGACCTTGCGGCGCGATTTGCGAGCTTTTTTCCAAGCTATATCAAGGCCTACACCTCAGACGACGTCATCGGTGCAGAGGTGTGCGGTGCGTATAAAAACGTGATCGCTATCGCAGGCGGGATCTGCGACGGTTTAGGGCTTGGCAACAATGCTCGCGCCAGCCTCATATCGCGCGGGCTCGTCGAGATGGCTAGATTTGGCAAATATTTTGGTGCAAAGGATGAGACTTTCATAGGTCTTAGCGGTGCGGGAGATCTTTTTTTGACGGCTTCTAGCATACTTTCCAGGAACTACCGCGTAGGGCTTGGCATCGCTAGGAACGAGGAGCTCGAAAAAATTTTAAACGAGCTAGGAGAGGTCGCCGAGGGCGTGGACACCGCAAGGGCGATAAGCAAGCTCGCAAAAGAAAAAGGCATCTACGTGCCCATAGTCGATGAAGTAGTAAAGATGCTTGAGGGCAAAGACGTTTACGAGAGCCTAAAATCGCTTCTGGGGCGCAAATGA
- a CDS encoding tRNA1(Val) (adenine(37)-N6)-methyltransferase, producing the protein MRLAQLENGYRYNSDTLVLYAFIKDRLNAWFKGEVLDVGCGCGVLGLLLKRDFDGVSLSLLDVQDINLEISRQNARANGLEAKILNADFAGFKSETKFDLIVSNPPFYHDGVKQSAVEHLKLSRYASALSLRGFIAGVNVNLKPKGELFFCYDTAEVAEIFAALKEFRLAPVSLRFVHAKAQKAANLVLVHAKKGSRSKAKILPPLVMMDENGYTKEATEIFAKAATKSEIYKKASA; encoded by the coding sequence ATGAGGTTGGCGCAGCTTGAAAACGGATATCGCTACAACAGCGACACGCTCGTGCTTTATGCCTTCATCAAAGATCGGCTAAACGCATGGTTTAAAGGTGAAGTGCTCGATGTAGGCTGTGGATGCGGCGTGCTGGGGCTACTTTTAAAGCGCGATTTTGATGGTGTTAGCTTGAGTCTGCTTGACGTGCAGGATATAAATCTTGAAATTTCAAGGCAAAATGCAAGGGCTAACGGGCTGGAGGCTAAAATTTTAAATGCGGACTTTGCTGGATTTAAAAGCGAGACGAAATTTGATCTCATCGTCTCAAACCCGCCTTTTTATCACGACGGCGTAAAGCAAAGCGCAGTGGAGCATCTAAAGCTTAGTAGATACGCGAGCGCGCTTAGTCTGCGTGGATTTATAGCCGGTGTAAATGTAAATTTAAAGCCAAAAGGCGAGCTGTTTTTTTGTTACGATACGGCTGAGGTGGCTGAAATTTTTGCAGCGCTAAAAGAGTTTAGACTAGCGCCGGTTTCGCTGAGGTTCGTGCATGCCAAGGCACAAAAAGCGGCAAATTTGGTTTTAGTGCACGCCAAAAAGGGCTCCCGCTCAAAGGCTAAAATTTTACCGCCTCTTGTGATGATGGATGAAAACGGCTATACCAAAGAGGCTACGGAGATTTTCGCCAAGGCCGCCACGAAAAGCGAAATTTACAAAAAGGCGAGCGCATGA
- the rarD gene encoding EamA family transporter RarD — protein MSEEKKGLIYGISAFTLWGFLVVFFKQFDGVNPYEIVAHRLIWSAVVLFFVLLWLKRFKKACKILLDLRVSFWLFASGFLLASSWCIFVYAVDASLVLQASLGNFISPLISILLGFVVLKEKISTGAKISIAIVFIAIMVQVFAIGSLPVLSILLALIVAAYGLIRKQVKVPALEGLFVENLLILPIVLVYIFYVVVSGQNHFLADLNGALLILCGPVTIVPLLFFTAGATRINLSLMGYLQYINPTISMLLAIFVYGEKVEFYKLVSFCLIWLALGIMSL, from the coding sequence TTGAGCGAAGAGAAAAAGGGGCTCATTTACGGTATCAGCGCATTTACGCTATGGGGTTTTTTAGTCGTCTTTTTCAAGCAGTTTGACGGCGTAAATCCATACGAGATAGTCGCTCACCGCCTCATCTGGTCGGCAGTCGTTTTATTTTTCGTTTTACTATGGCTAAAAAGGTTTAAAAAAGCGTGCAAAATTTTGCTTGATCTGCGCGTGAGCTTTTGGCTGTTTGCGAGCGGATTTTTACTGGCTTCAAGCTGGTGTATATTCGTCTATGCCGTAGATGCGAGCCTTGTACTGCAGGCTAGTCTTGGAAATTTCATAAGCCCTTTGATCTCCATTTTGCTAGGATTTGTCGTCTTAAAAGAGAAAATTTCAACCGGAGCTAAAATTTCGATCGCGATAGTCTTTATAGCCATCATGGTACAGGTCTTTGCCATCGGCTCGCTGCCCGTTTTGTCGATACTTTTAGCACTCATCGTGGCAGCCTACGGGCTAATAAGAAAACAGGTCAAAGTGCCTGCGCTTGAGGGCTTGTTCGTAGAAAATTTACTGATCTTGCCAATAGTCCTGGTTTATATTTTCTATGTCGTCGTCTCGGGGCAAAATCACTTTCTAGCCGATCTAAACGGCGCCTTACTGATACTTTGCGGTCCGGTCACCATCGTGCCGCTATTATTTTTCACAGCCGGTGCGACGCGCATAAATTTAAGCCTCATGGGCTATTTGCAATACATAAACCCGACTATATCGATGCTTTTAGCGATATTCGTATACGGCGAAAAGGTAGAATTTTATAAACTCGTGTCGTTTTGCCTGATCTGGCTAGCGCTTGGTATCATGAGCTTGTAA
- the rarD gene encoding EamA family transporter RarD, with amino-acid sequence MNTPNEQTKGFIYALSAFLMWGFLPLFFGLFGKDVSAYEILAHRIIWSFALMAAFLLMSKKAKNIKILLQDTKTAKMLFLSGTLISLNWGVYVYAVNNGKILESSLGSFINPLVNMLLGVIIFKEKLGKMEIFGVCMVVLAVSVQVLHFGDLPLVAIFSALSFAFYAAVRKSIKIAALDGLFIETMLVVPFALCYVLYLAASGQSHFGLNQNSILFVLSSFVTVVPLMAFNAATVRINLSTIGYLQYLSPSIGMLCAVFVFGETLDIYRLASFCLIWFALLVVALGRIRR; translated from the coding sequence ATGAATACGCCTAACGAGCAAACAAAGGGCTTCATCTACGCATTATCGGCGTTTTTGATGTGGGGATTTTTGCCGCTGTTTTTTGGCCTTTTTGGTAAGGACGTGAGCGCGTATGAAATTTTAGCTCACAGGATCATCTGGTCGTTTGCGCTGATGGCTGCTTTCTTGCTGATGTCTAAAAAGGCGAAAAATATCAAAATTTTGCTTCAAGATACGAAAACCGCAAAAATGCTCTTTCTAAGCGGCACACTAATCAGCCTAAACTGGGGTGTGTATGTCTATGCCGTAAATAACGGCAAAATTTTAGAAAGCAGCCTTGGCTCTTTCATAAACCCCTTGGTAAATATGCTCCTTGGCGTGATCATTTTTAAAGAAAAGCTAGGCAAAATGGAAATTTTTGGAGTCTGCATGGTCGTGCTCGCCGTATCTGTCCAGGTACTTCATTTTGGCGACCTGCCGCTAGTGGCGATATTTTCGGCTTTGTCGTTCGCCTTTTACGCAGCAGTCAGGAAAAGCATCAAGATAGCCGCATTAGACGGACTTTTCATCGAAACGATGCTCGTAGTGCCTTTTGCTTTATGCTACGTTTTATATCTCGCCGCAAGCGGGCAAAGCCACTTCGGGCTAAATCAAAATTCCATACTCTTTGTGCTCTCCAGCTTTGTCACGGTCGTGCCTCTCATGGCCTTCAACGCTGCGACCGTGCGCATAAATTTAAGCACGATCGGATACTTGCAGTATCTCTCGCCCAGCATCGGTATGCTCTGCGCGGTGTTTGTCTTTGGCGAAACGCTAGATATTTACAGGCTCGCTTCGTTTTGCCTGATATGGTTTGCGCTGCTTGTCGTCGCACTAGGAAGGATAAGGCGTTGA
- a CDS encoding NAD(P)-binding domain-containing protein, which yields MANVYDLIVVGGGPCGIAAVVEAKRSGLHNVLLLEKGDNHSQTIRKFYKDNKRVDKEYKGQDSTIHGVVSFEDGTKESTLDYFDKLLDDERIEAFFNSEVESIKKESDLFHVRTVSADYKAKNVMVSIGKMGRPNKPDYKIPPSLNNVVNFNLDSCTNGEKVVVVGGGNSAVEYAIELCQYNKTTLAYRKDKFSRVNDTNLSALWELEKLGKIKVRLNHDIKEIDNESGRVRVHYANDKIRVYDRVVYAIGGSSPIDFLQKCGIATDEKGTPLVNENFESNIKGLYVGGDIVLRNGGSIVVALNHAHTVLKDILAQG from the coding sequence ATGGCAAATGTTTATGATCTCATCGTCGTAGGCGGCGGACCTTGTGGCATAGCCGCGGTCGTCGAGGCTAAAAGAAGTGGGTTGCATAATGTTTTATTGCTCGAAAAGGGCGACAACCACAGCCAGACGATACGTAAATTTTACAAAGACAACAAACGCGTAGATAAAGAATACAAAGGCCAAGACAGCACGATCCACGGCGTAGTGTCATTTGAAGATGGCACGAAAGAGAGCACACTTGATTATTTTGACAAGCTTTTGGACGACGAGAGGATCGAAGCTTTTTTCAACTCCGAAGTAGAAAGCATCAAAAAAGAGAGCGATCTCTTTCATGTTAGGACGGTATCTGCGGACTATAAAGCCAAAAACGTGATGGTATCTATCGGCAAGATGGGACGCCCGAATAAGCCGGACTACAAGATCCCGCCGTCATTAAACAATGTCGTAAATTTCAATCTCGATAGCTGCACCAACGGCGAGAAGGTCGTCGTCGTAGGTGGCGGGAATTCCGCGGTCGAATACGCCATCGAGCTTTGCCAATATAACAAAACCACGCTTGCATACAGGAAAGATAAATTTAGCCGCGTGAATGATACGAATTTAAGCGCACTTTGGGAGCTTGAGAAGCTTGGCAAGATAAAAGTGCGTCTAAATCACGACATAAAAGAGATCGACAACGAATCAGGCCGCGTAAGGGTGCATTATGCAAACGATAAAATTCGCGTTTATGACCGCGTCGTCTACGCCATAGGAGGCTCAAGCCCGATAGATTTTTTACAAAAATGCGGCATTGCCACGGATGAAAAGGGCACGCCTTTAGTCAATGAAAATTTTGAAAGCAATATAAAAGGTCTTTACGTAGGCGGCGACATAGTGCTAAGAAACGGCGGCTCTATAGTGGTCGCGCTAAATCACGCGCACACCGTGCTAAAAGATATACTCGCCCAAGGCTAG
- a CDS encoding vesicular transport factor Uso1p, whose translation MDISKILLAVFCVLLGFGGAWFVLENPAIRAGGESNQTIFNITFDNLPEEEKQKYISKDDLYEYGGYITPKSYTQNFVAKDDKPLSSNVEELQNLVRELAQKNEILAADNVDMSEKNLEFISKISQMKKVTDEEKNEIVAHNSKVLGELEAQHFENIQALTKRLNEAQADMIESSKGYEKKIVDLENAINDAKVHDEQNLKALNDEFAKFKDTAEANFTALDKQNTQLKEQLEQKTSALEQLEQGSQSMNQQKQKELDTLKTELAASSEDMRTLRFSHEKELATLNDGFEMQKRTMEDELSKKSNKILDLQSALEASQDALKNSTFELNEIKKNLNTKDLAVENYSGKNLELNASLATLHKSFDELKQKNLKTERELKSGQETIENFKKELEKSMDKTKKLLAQNADANASIKELSQKLATSNEALKNANKELALLNDKNMKNIKILGEQNATISTQNQKISSTDESLKTLTQKLGSKDASIKNLENNITELNAKLTAKQNELEMQRRTLKIDMQNYEILRQQINMLEKKIVDTSLMFMDSNKSGVKNLIALQNELDATRSALNESNKTIQRLNLKINQLSSGGSKEQVNAQIVELQKDIEQNLNRQDELENENVNLKTILQATTKPETPTKLVLISSLQCDDMDAKDKISIMCKNRVSEFLQRFNSNYIYEIIPIVDKRNFVIPSSIAQGIKKDDLGRLNNYVNYGVGKERAMAAAELIKDEFGDFARISFSSEVIVRDVTRGFVIKVYR comes from the coding sequence TTGGATATTTCTAAAATTTTACTTGCCGTTTTTTGCGTTTTGCTCGGGTTTGGCGGAGCTTGGTTCGTACTTGAAAACCCGGCGATCCGTGCTGGCGGCGAGAGCAATCAGACGATCTTTAACATCACCTTTGACAACCTTCCTGAAGAAGAGAAGCAAAAATACATCAGCAAAGACGATCTTTACGAATACGGCGGATACATCACGCCCAAAAGCTACACTCAAAATTTCGTAGCAAAAGACGACAAGCCGCTGAGCTCAAATGTCGAGGAGCTTCAAAATTTAGTCCGCGAACTGGCTCAAAAAAATGAAATTTTAGCCGCTGACAATGTCGATATGAGCGAGAAAAATTTGGAGTTCATAAGCAAGATAAGCCAGATGAAAAAGGTGACGGACGAGGAGAAAAACGAGATCGTCGCGCATAACTCAAAGGTGCTAGGAGAGCTCGAGGCGCAGCATTTTGAAAATATCCAAGCCCTGACAAAACGCCTGAATGAAGCGCAAGCTGATATGATAGAAAGCTCCAAGGGCTATGAAAAAAAGATAGTCGATCTTGAAAATGCGATCAACGATGCAAAGGTACACGACGAGCAAAATTTAAAGGCTTTAAATGATGAATTTGCAAAATTTAAAGATACTGCCGAGGCGAATTTCACGGCTTTAGACAAACAAAATACCCAGCTAAAAGAGCAACTTGAGCAAAAAACGTCTGCGCTTGAGCAGCTTGAGCAAGGCAGCCAAAGCATGAATCAGCAAAAGCAAAAAGAGCTTGACACACTAAAAACGGAGCTTGCGGCCAGCAGTGAGGATATGAGGACGCTTAGATTTTCACACGAAAAAGAGCTGGCAACTCTAAATGATGGCTTTGAGATGCAAAAAAGGACGATGGAGGACGAGCTGTCTAAAAAGTCAAATAAAATTTTAGACCTTCAAAGTGCGCTTGAGGCGAGTCAGGATGCACTAAAAAACAGCACTTTCGAGCTTAATGAGATAAAGAAAAATTTAAACACTAAAGACCTCGCGGTGGAAAATTACAGCGGTAAAAATTTAGAGCTAAACGCGAGCTTAGCGACCCTGCACAAGAGCTTTGACGAGCTAAAACAAAAGAATTTAAAAACCGAGCGCGAGCTAAAGAGCGGACAAGAGACGATAGAAAATTTCAAAAAAGAGCTTGAAAAGAGCATGGATAAAACTAAAAAGCTTCTGGCTCAAAATGCCGACGCAAACGCCAGTATAAAGGAGCTTAGCCAAAAGCTAGCTACTAGCAACGAGGCGCTGAAAAACGCAAACAAGGAGCTGGCACTTTTAAATGACAAAAATATGAAAAATATCAAAATTTTAGGCGAGCAAAACGCGACCATAAGCACCCAAAATCAAAAGATAAGCAGTACGGACGAGAGCCTGAAAACGCTCACTCAAAAGCTTGGTAGCAAGGACGCTAGCATCAAAAATCTAGAAAACAACATCACCGAGCTAAACGCCAAACTGACTGCAAAGCAAAACGAGCTTGAGATGCAAAGACGAACGCTAAAGATCGACATGCAAAACTACGAAATTTTGCGCCAGCAGATAAATATGCTCGAAAAAAAGATCGTCGATACTTCGCTGATGTTTATGGATAGCAACAAAAGCGGTGTCAAAAACCTGATCGCCTTGCAAAACGAACTTGACGCTACAAGAAGCGCGCTAAACGAGAGTAACAAGACGATACAAAGGCTAAATTTAAAGATAAACCAGCTAAGCTCCGGCGGCTCTAAAGAGCAGGTAAATGCCCAGATCGTCGAGCTTCAAAAAGATATCGAGCAAAATTTGAACAGGCAAGACGAGCTTGAAAACGAAAATGTAAATTTAAAAACGATACTTCAAGCAACCACAAAGCCCGAGACTCCGACCAAGCTCGTGCTGATCTCCAGCCTGCAGTGCGACGATATGGACGCCAAGGACAAGATAAGCATAATGTGTAAAAATAGAGTGAGCGAATTTTTGCAGCGCTTTAATTCAAACTATATCTATGAGATAATCCCTATCGTCGATAAGCGAAATTTCGTAATACCTAGCAGCATCGCCCAAGGTATCAAAAAAGACGACCTTGGCAGGCTAAACAACTACGTGAACTACGGCGTTGGCAAGGAGCGTGCGATGGCTGCGGCGGAGCTTATTAAAGATGAATTTGGCGATTTCGCGCGTATCAGCTTTAGCTCCGAGGTCATCGTAAGAGACGTCACGCGCGGCTTTGTGATAAAGGTGTATAGATGA
- the rarD gene encoding EamA family transporter RarD, translated as MLKGILCSVLASFLFGCIYYLSVFMQPLGGEALFGYRMLFTLPLIVAAIFLLKQKRNFKEFLLTLKQKPKLIAVLLVTSSISSFQMWLYLWAPSNGAALKVSIGYLILPIVMVIVGRLVFKEHLSKIKLLSISFAVLGVGSSLVSSSGISWESAGVFCLYPVYFGLRKFYGIANFPSFTIEMFFMFLFSSYFITLADMDFVLSKNPKIYYLLVLMGLISGTALISQIISSILVPINVLGLLTYLEPIFMFAVSFMIGEKLDESSYFLMFCLSAAIVLLMIDSLNNIKISKRAAR; from the coding sequence ATGTTAAAAGGCATTTTGTGTTCCGTTTTGGCCTCATTTTTGTTTGGTTGCATATACTATCTCTCCGTTTTCATGCAGCCACTTGGCGGAGAGGCGTTATTTGGATATCGTATGCTTTTCACGCTACCTTTAATCGTGGCGGCGATATTTTTACTAAAACAAAAGCGAAATTTCAAAGAATTTTTACTCACGCTAAAACAAAAGCCAAAGCTCATAGCCGTTTTGCTAGTCACCTCCTCGATCTCGTCGTTTCAGATGTGGCTATATCTTTGGGCACCAAGCAACGGCGCGGCGCTGAAAGTCTCGATCGGCTACTTGATACTGCCTATCGTGATGGTCATCGTCGGGCGCCTCGTTTTTAAAGAGCATCTTTCAAAGATCAAGCTTTTATCGATATCCTTTGCCGTTTTGGGCGTAGGTAGTAGCCTGGTCTCAAGCTCGGGGATATCCTGGGAAAGTGCCGGTGTTTTTTGTTTGTATCCGGTATATTTCGGACTTAGGAAATTTTACGGTATAGCAAATTTCCCCAGCTTTACGATCGAGATGTTTTTCATGTTTTTGTTTTCATCTTATTTCATCACGCTTGCCGATATGGACTTCGTCCTTTCTAAAAACCCTAAAATTTACTATCTTTTAGTGCTGATGGGCCTAATCAGCGGCACCGCACTCATCTCTCAGATCATCTCCAGCATCCTGGTGCCCATAAACGTTTTAGGACTGCTTACGTATCTAGAGCCTATTTTTATGTTCGCAGTCTCGTTCATGATAGGCGAAAAGCTTGATGAGAGCTCTTATTTTCTGATGTTTTGCTTAAGCGCGGCTATCGTTTTACTGATGATAGACAGCCTAAACAACATCAAAATTTCAAAACGAGCGGCGCGATGA
- a CDS encoding class II 3-deoxy-7-phosphoheptulonate synthase, which produces MSWSRESWREYKILQQPVYPDAAELKSVETKLKGLPPLVFAGEARNLKAELAKVCEGKAFLLQGGDCAESFANFNANNIRDMFKVLLQMAIVLTFAGGCPVVKLGRVAGQFAKPRSSDFEEVGGVKLPSYRGDIINGFEFSASARVPDPKRMIEAYYQSASTMNLLRAFSRGGLADLHQVHKWNLGFVKKPEISEKYAKLADELTKTLSFMEACGITSQNTPTLNQTAVYTSHEALLLPYEEAMTRQDSLTNDWYDCSAHMLWIGERTRGVNDAHVHFLSGVKNALGVKIGPTATAEDVIALANRLNPANETGRLNVIIRMGAEKIEKILPKILRELKREGLNILYSIDPMHGNTVKTSNNYKTREFDKIMSEVRSFFEIHRAEGTHAGGVHLEMTGQDVTECTGGASKITEQNLKQRYETQCDPRLNADQALELAFLMADLLKKA; this is translated from the coding sequence ATGAGCTGGAGCCGTGAGAGCTGGAGAGAGTATAAAATTTTGCAACAACCCGTATATCCCGATGCTGCTGAGCTAAAGAGTGTCGAGACGAAGCTAAAAGGACTTCCGCCGCTTGTATTTGCCGGTGAGGCTAGGAATTTAAAGGCAGAGCTGGCCAAGGTCTGCGAGGGCAAGGCATTTTTACTTCAAGGCGGCGACTGCGCCGAGAGCTTTGCAAATTTTAACGCCAACAATATCCGCGATATGTTCAAGGTCCTGCTGCAAATGGCGATAGTGCTTACCTTTGCCGGAGGCTGCCCGGTCGTGAAGCTAGGACGCGTCGCAGGCCAGTTCGCGAAGCCAAGGAGCAGCGATTTTGAGGAAGTAGGCGGAGTAAAACTACCAAGCTACCGCGGCGATATAATAAACGGCTTTGAATTTAGTGCAAGCGCTCGCGTGCCCGATCCAAAGCGCATGATAGAGGCTTATTATCAAAGCGCATCGACGATGAACCTGCTTCGCGCATTTTCACGCGGCGGTTTGGCGGATCTTCATCAGGTGCATAAGTGGAATTTAGGCTTTGTCAAAAAGCCCGAGATCAGCGAAAAATACGCGAAACTAGCCGACGAGCTTACAAAAACATTATCTTTCATGGAGGCTTGCGGTATCACCTCGCAAAACACTCCTACGCTAAATCAAACCGCCGTTTATACCTCGCATGAGGCACTTTTGCTGCCGTATGAGGAGGCGATGACCAGGCAAGACAGCCTCACGAACGACTGGTATGACTGCTCGGCGCATATGCTTTGGATAGGCGAGCGCACACGCGGCGTAAATGATGCGCACGTGCATTTTTTAAGCGGTGTGAAAAACGCACTTGGCGTAAAGATCGGCCCTACCGCCACTGCCGAGGACGTGATCGCCCTTGCAAACAGGCTAAATCCCGCAAACGAAACGGGACGACTAAATGTCATCATACGCATGGGCGCTGAAAAGATAGAGAAAATTTTGCCTAAAATTTTACGCGAGCTAAAGCGTGAGGGGCTAAATATCCTTTATAGCATCGATCCTATGCACGGCAACACCGTAAAGACCTCAAATAACTACAAAACACGCGAATTTGACAAGATAATGAGCGAGGTCAGGAGCTTTTTTGAGATCCACCGCGCCGAGGGCACTCACGCAGGCGGCGTACACCTTGAGATGACGGGACAGGACGTTACGGAGTGCACGGGCGGAGCCTCAAAGATAACCGAGCAAAATTTAAAACAGCGCTACGAAACACAGTGCGACCCACGTCTAAATGCCGATCAAGCTTTGGAGCTTGCATTTTTGATGGCCGATCTCTTAAAAAAGGCCTAA
- a CDS encoding glycoside hydrolase family 3 N-terminal domain-containing protein, with translation MKFKILATLCFLVLNLCAADVSLRAKASQMVMVGFNGTSTKDASVRAMLSDVGYERFGGVVLLGRNVKDKAQLQTLTKAIKDKNPKIFIAIDEEGGNVTRMKDASFGGPYPSAKEVAATLDIKQAAEIYEQMADELKQSGINVDLAPVVDLHDEASPIIGAKERAFSENASKVIFYANAFMDAFKRDGIITTLKHFPGHGDSKEDSHKSKSEVVLTKEALLPYRDAISTNRAKFIMVGHLYVKELDEANPATLSKKIIGDLLRGEFKYDGVVISDDMLMKGAGDGPLKEKIIKFINAGGDILLFSEFKIGERRTAELVVQYILDAINENKISKERIDESYKRIMALKAAL, from the coding sequence ATGAAATTTAAAATTTTAGCCACCTTATGCTTTTTGGTATTGAATTTATGTGCGGCGGACGTGAGCCTAAGGGCCAAGGCCTCGCAGATGGTGATGGTGGGCTTTAACGGCACCAGCACTAAAGATGCCAGCGTCAGAGCTATGCTCAGTGACGTAGGATACGAGCGCTTTGGCGGCGTGGTGCTGCTTGGCAGAAACGTAAAGGACAAGGCGCAGCTGCAAACCCTGACAAAGGCGATCAAAGATAAAAATCCTAAAATTTTCATCGCCATAGACGAGGAGGGCGGCAACGTCACGCGTATGAAAGATGCGAGCTTTGGTGGACCCTATCCTAGCGCGAAAGAGGTCGCAGCTACGCTTGACATAAAGCAGGCGGCTGAAATTTACGAGCAAATGGCCGATGAGCTAAAGCAAAGCGGCATAAATGTGGATCTAGCACCAGTGGTTGATCTGCACGATGAGGCCTCGCCGATCATCGGGGCTAAAGAGCGGGCTTTTAGCGAAAATGCAAGCAAAGTGATATTTTATGCAAACGCCTTTATGGACGCGTTCAAAAGAGACGGCATCATCACGACGCTAAAACATTTCCCGGGTCACGGCGACTCAAAAGAGGACTCACACAAAAGCAAAAGTGAGGTCGTGCTGACAAAAGAGGCGCTTTTGCCATATCGTGACGCTATAAGCACGAACCGAGCCAAGTTCATCATGGTCGGACATTTGTATGTAAAAGAGCTTGACGAGGCCAATCCTGCGACCTTGTCTAAAAAGATCATAGGCGATCTTTTGCGCGGGGAATTTAAATATGACGGCGTGGTCATTAGCGACGATATGCTGATGAAAGGCGCTGGAGACGGGCCTTTAAAAGAAAAGATCATAAAATTTATAAACGCTGGCGGTGACATCCTCCTTTTTAGCGAATTTAAGATAGGTGAACGCAGGACTGCCGAGCTCGTGGTGCAGTATATCCTTGATGCGATAAATGAAAATAAGATAAGTAAAGAGCGTATAGACGAGTCTTATAAGCGTATAATGGCGCTTAAAGCCGCTCTTTGA